In one uncultured Devosia sp. genomic region, the following are encoded:
- a CDS encoding cupin domain-containing protein has translation MTEASRNPVVSLASLALDAWAQGTLYKSADTSFGKQLGLRALGISYNEVPAGKSSCPFHSHHVEEELFIVLEGEGTYRFGDERFSFKAGDVLGAPNGGPETAHQILNTGSVTLKYLGIANNSETEVCEYPDSGKFQVTSRTSVDRRLRHCGREGQNHLDYWDGEPGA, from the coding sequence ATGACCGAGGCATCGCGTAACCCCGTGGTGTCTCTTGCTTCCCTCGCGCTCGACGCATGGGCGCAGGGGACGCTGTACAAGTCTGCCGATACGTCGTTCGGCAAGCAGCTGGGACTGCGCGCGCTGGGCATCAGCTACAATGAAGTGCCTGCTGGCAAGTCGAGCTGCCCCTTCCATAGCCACCACGTCGAGGAAGAACTCTTCATCGTGCTGGAAGGCGAGGGCACCTATCGCTTTGGCGACGAGCGCTTTTCATTCAAGGCCGGCGATGTGCTGGGCGCACCCAATGGCGGCCCGGAAACGGCGCATCAGATCCTTAATACCGGGTCGGTGACGCTGAAGTATCTGGGCATTGCCAACAATTCCGAGACCGAGGTTTGCGAATACCCGGACTCGGGGAAATTCCAGGTGACGAGCCGGACATCGGTCGACCGTCGCCTCCGCCACTGTGGCCGCGAAGGCCAGAACCACCTTGACTACTGGGATGGCGAGCCAGGCGCCTGA
- the sufC gene encoding Fe-S cluster assembly ATPase SufC has product MLEIRNLHARIEEREILKGVNLVIPPGEVHAIMGRNGSGKSTLSYVLAGKEDYEITEGEILLNGESILDMDPSERAAAGVFLAFQYPIEIPGVATMTFLKAAMNAQRKARGEAEMTTPEFMRLVKDAGSQLQVDTEMLKRPLNVGFSGGEKKRAEIMQMALLKPALCVLDETDSGLDIDALQVVSKGVNALRSDERSMLVITHYQRLLNHIVPDVVHVFSDGRIVESGDKDLALQLEAKGYADFDGAAA; this is encoded by the coding sequence ATCCTTGAAATCCGCAACCTGCATGCGCGCATCGAAGAGCGTGAAATCCTCAAGGGCGTGAACCTTGTCATTCCGCCCGGTGAAGTTCATGCCATCATGGGCCGCAACGGTTCGGGCAAGTCGACGCTGAGCTATGTTCTGGCCGGCAAGGAAGACTACGAGATTACCGAAGGCGAAATCCTGCTCAATGGCGAGAGCATTCTCGACATGGATCCGTCCGAGCGTGCTGCAGCCGGCGTGTTCCTGGCCTTCCAGTATCCGATCGAAATTCCCGGTGTCGCCACCATGACCTTCCTCAAGGCGGCGATGAACGCCCAGCGCAAGGCGCGCGGCGAGGCCGAGATGACCACGCCGGAATTCATGCGCCTGGTGAAGGATGCAGGTTCACAGCTGCAGGTCGATACCGAAATGCTCAAGCGTCCGCTCAATGTCGGTTTCTCCGGCGGCGAAAAGAAGCGCGCTGAAATCATGCAGATGGCGCTGCTCAAGCCCGCGCTCTGCGTGCTTGACGAGACCGACTCCGGTCTCGATATCGACGCGCTGCAGGTCGTTTCCAAGGGCGTCAATGCCCTGCGTTCGGATGAGCGTTCCATGCTGGTCATCACCCACTATCAGCGCCTGCTGAACCACATCGTGCCCGACGTGGTGCATGTGTTCAGCGACGGCCGGATCGTCGAGAGCGGCGACAAGGACCTTGCGCTGCAGCTCGAGGCCAAGGGCTATGCCGACTTCGACGGCGCGGCGGCCTGA
- a CDS encoding type II toxin-antitoxin system RelE/ParE family toxin, with the protein MNRRAIRYAPAAERDLEKLADWLSKVASEKRAIDYVLRIRSQIEKLDLGGERGTVRDAHTGMRVISVFRSISVAFWIEDDVVAIQRVIYGGQDWKSDLATDHD; encoded by the coding sequence ATGAACCGCCGCGCCATCCGCTACGCTCCCGCTGCAGAACGTGACCTGGAGAAGCTGGCAGATTGGCTGAGCAAGGTTGCTTCGGAAAAGCGAGCCATAGACTACGTGCTTCGCATCAGGAGCCAGATTGAAAAGCTCGATCTGGGAGGAGAACGCGGGACAGTGCGCGACGCGCACACCGGAATGCGGGTGATCAGCGTCTTCAGGTCGATCTCAGTTGCCTTCTGGATCGAGGACGATGTCGTCGCCATCCAGCGTGTCATTTATGGTGGCCAGGACTGGAAATCCGACCTGGCCACCGATCACGACTAG
- a CDS encoding aminotransferase class V-fold PLP-dependent enzyme, translated as MTKAAIYLDHNAASPLLPEARAALVDALEFTGNASSVHGHGRALRNLVETARGQIAGLAGAERKQVVFTGSATEAITQAIVGGAKAFAAGTVVVSAAEHAAVSKAAEATGLPVVTLSVLPSGHIDLDQLAQIVAGAEDNLLVALHWVNNETGVVQDLARINAIVGPTRHTLFIDAVQAFGKLDMDFAASAPDMMAVSGHKIGSPAGIGALLVKSHADVVRLIPGGGQEQGRRGGTEAVALIAAFGAAASAFPARYAAADVPRLVRRLEDDLRNGVPELVVFGENRLGNVSNFAVPGIKNATAMMALDLAGLSVSSGSACSSGKVGLSHVLAAMGVAPELAECALRISLGWNSTADDVDAFVAGYRSILERHRARQGQAA; from the coding sequence ATGACCAAAGCGGCGATCTATCTCGATCATAATGCCGCGTCCCCGCTTCTGCCTGAAGCGCGGGCGGCGCTGGTTGACGCGCTTGAGTTCACCGGCAATGCCTCTTCTGTGCATGGTCATGGCCGGGCCTTGCGCAATCTGGTCGAAACAGCCCGTGGCCAAATTGCTGGCTTGGCAGGCGCCGAGCGGAAGCAGGTGGTCTTCACCGGCTCGGCAACCGAAGCCATTACCCAGGCAATAGTTGGCGGCGCCAAGGCTTTCGCGGCAGGCACCGTCGTCGTTAGCGCCGCTGAACATGCGGCCGTGTCCAAGGCTGCAGAGGCGACGGGCCTGCCTGTGGTGACATTGTCGGTCTTGCCGAGCGGGCACATTGATCTCGATCAACTGGCTCAGATTGTTGCCGGTGCGGAAGACAATCTGCTGGTTGCGCTCCACTGGGTGAATAACGAAACGGGTGTCGTGCAGGACCTGGCCCGCATCAACGCAATCGTGGGCCCGACCCGTCACACACTGTTCATCGATGCCGTCCAGGCATTCGGCAAGCTGGATATGGATTTCGCCGCCTCGGCTCCCGATATGATGGCAGTCAGTGGCCACAAGATCGGCTCGCCGGCTGGTATTGGTGCGCTGCTGGTAAAGTCGCATGCCGATGTTGTCCGCCTCATTCCAGGTGGCGGGCAGGAGCAGGGGCGTCGTGGCGGTACCGAGGCCGTTGCGCTGATCGCAGCTTTCGGTGCGGCAGCAAGCGCCTTTCCCGCCCGATACGCGGCTGCCGATGTGCCGCGTCTGGTCCGACGGCTTGAGGATGACCTGCGCAATGGTGTGCCCGAGCTCGTGGTCTTTGGAGAGAACCGCCTGGGCAATGTGAGCAACTTCGCGGTGCCCGGCATCAAGAATGCCACGGCGATGATGGCGCTGGACCTGGCTGGCCTGTCGGTCTCGTCAGGCTCGGCCTGTTCGTCGGGCAAGGTGGGGCTGAGCCATGTGCTGGCTGCCATGGGCGTGGCGCCCGAATTGGCCGAATGCGCGCTGCGTATCAGCCTGGGCTGGAATTCAACGGCGGACGACGTGGATGCGTTTGTCGCCGGTTACCGATCGATCCTTGAGCGCCATCGGGCGCGACAGGGTCAGGCAGCCTAG
- the tyrS gene encoding tyrosine--tRNA ligase, with protein MSKYKSDFLRVLDERGFIHQISDPEGLDALALKGPITGYVGYDATATSIHIGNLITVTMLYWLQETGHKAISLMGGGTSMVGDPSFRDDQRKLLTVEQIETNIESIKKVYGRILNYEGSNPAMMVNNADWLLKLNYVEFLRDVGRHFSVNRMLSFDSVKLRLDREQSLSFLEFNYMIMQGYDFTELNRRHGTVLQMGGSDQWGNIINGVDLNHRMGGEQLYALTTPLLTKSSGEKMGKSASGAVWLNGDLFSPYDFWQYFRNTEDADVVKFLKIFTRLPISEIERIGALGGNEINEAKKILATEVTAIVHGRDAAIQAASTAAATFESGAIDLSLPTASVTHAELNAGIGILAALVTAGLAGSNGEARRHIQSGAVRVNDAVIEDDKLSIGDNALLGEGVIKLSVGKKRHALIKPI; from the coding sequence ATGAGCAAATACAAATCCGACTTCCTCCGCGTCCTTGATGAGCGCGGCTTCATCCACCAGATTTCCGATCCCGAGGGTCTCGATGCGCTGGCCCTCAAGGGCCCGATCACTGGCTACGTCGGCTATGACGCCACGGCCACCTCGATCCACATCGGCAATCTGATCACCGTCACCATGCTGTACTGGTTGCAGGAGACCGGGCACAAGGCGATCAGCCTGATGGGCGGTGGCACCTCCATGGTGGGTGACCCGTCCTTCCGCGACGACCAGCGCAAGCTGCTGACCGTCGAGCAGATCGAGACCAATATCGAGAGCATCAAGAAGGTCTACGGCCGCATCCTCAACTACGAGGGTTCGAACCCGGCCATGATGGTCAACAATGCCGACTGGCTGCTCAAGCTCAACTATGTCGAATTCCTGCGCGATGTCGGCCGGCATTTCTCGGTCAATCGCATGCTCAGCTTTGACTCGGTCAAGCTGCGTCTCGATCGCGAGCAGTCGCTGAGCTTCCTCGAATTCAACTACATGATCATGCAGGGCTACGACTTCACCGAGCTGAACCGCCGCCATGGCACGGTTCTGCAGATGGGTGGCTCTGATCAGTGGGGCAATATCATCAATGGCGTCGACCTCAATCATCGCATGGGCGGCGAACAGCTATATGCGCTGACCACGCCGCTTTTGACCAAATCGTCCGGTGAGAAGATGGGCAAGTCGGCTTCCGGCGCCGTCTGGCTCAATGGCGATCTCTTCTCGCCCTATGATTTCTGGCAGTATTTCCGCAATACCGAAGACGCCGACGTGGTGAAGTTCCTCAAGATCTTCACGCGTCTGCCGATCTCCGAAATCGAGCGCATCGGCGCGCTCGGCGGCAACGAGATCAACGAGGCCAAGAAGATTCTGGCCACCGAGGTCACGGCCATCGTCCACGGACGCGACGCCGCGATCCAGGCGGCATCGACAGCGGCAGCGACCTTCGAATCCGGCGCCATCGACCTGTCCTTGCCGACCGCATCGGTAACCCATGCCGAACTCAATGCCGGCATCGGCATCCTCGCGGCGCTGGTGACGGCAGGTCTGGCTGGATCGAACGGCGAAGCCCGCCGCCACATCCAGTCCGGCGCGGTGCGCGTCAATGATGCGGTGATCGAGGACGACAAGCTCAGCATCGGCGACAACGCCCTGCTCGGCGAAGGCGTCATCAAGCTATCGGTCGGCAAGAAGCGCCACGCGCTGATCAAGCCAATCTAG
- a CDS encoding alpha/beta hydrolase yields MPEVIFNGPEGRLEGRYQPGKEPNAPIAIVLHPHPQFGGTMNNQIVYNLFYMFAERGFAVLRFNSRGVGRSQGMFDHGIGELSDAAAALDWLQIINRESRGCWIAGFSFGAWIGMQLLMRRPEVEGFISVSPPENLYDFSFLAPCPSSGLIIHGDKDRVAPPTSVQKLVDKLKTQKGITIEQQIVEGANHFYEGKIDELTTACAEYLDRRRQEIADGGGR; encoded by the coding sequence ATGCCAGAAGTGATCTTCAATGGCCCCGAGGGGCGCCTAGAAGGCCGTTACCAGCCGGGCAAGGAGCCCAACGCTCCGATCGCGATCGTGCTTCATCCCCACCCCCAGTTCGGCGGGACGATGAACAATCAGATCGTCTACAACCTCTTCTACATGTTCGCAGAGCGCGGCTTTGCCGTGTTGCGCTTCAATTCGCGTGGCGTTGGTCGCAGCCAGGGCATGTTCGACCATGGCATTGGCGAACTGAGCGACGCGGCTGCGGCGCTGGACTGGCTACAGATCATCAATCGTGAATCGCGCGGCTGCTGGATTGCCGGCTTCTCCTTTGGCGCCTGGATCGGCATGCAGCTGCTGATGCGCCGTCCCGAAGTGGAAGGCTTCATCTCGGTGTCTCCGCCGGAAAACCTCTATGACTTCTCTTTCCTGGCCCCCTGCCCGTCTTCTGGCCTCATCATCCACGGTGATAAGGACCGTGTGGCCCCGCCCACTTCCGTCCAGAAGCTGGTGGACAAGCTCAAGACGCAGAAGGGCATCACCATCGAACAGCAGATCGTGGAAGGCGCCAACCATTTCTACGAAGGCAAGATCGACGAATTGACCACGGCGTGTGCCGAGTATCTCGACCGCCGCCGTCAGGAGATCGCCGACGGCGGCGGGCGCTAA
- the sufB gene encoding Fe-S cluster assembly protein SufB codes for MADDYADIPTLKENIDRATVDSVRSLDVDKYKYGFETDIESEKAPKGLSEDTVRFISKKKNEPEWMLNWRLEAYNRWLTMTEPTWAKVHYPKLDLQDMYFYAAPKSTPAPKSLDEVDPALIAMYDKLGVPLKEREILAGVERPKVAVDAVMDSVSVVTTFREELAKVGIIFCSISEAIREHADLVQKYLASVVPVSDNYYATLNSAVFTDGSFVYIPKGVRCPMELSTYFRINEKKTGQFERTLIIAEADSYVSYLEGCTAPMRDEAQLHAAVVELVALDNAEIKYSTVQNWYPGDKDGKGGIYNFVTKRGDCRGANSKISWTQVETGSAITWKYPSCILRGDGSRGEFYSIAISNGYQQVDSGTKMLHLGKNTSSRIIAKGIAAGFSDNTYRGQVSAHAKAKNARNFTQCDSLLIGDKCGAHTVPYIESRNGTAIFEHEATTSKISDDQMFYCQQRGLNEEEAVALIVNGFVRDVLQHLPMEFMVETQKLIAISLEGSVG; via the coding sequence ATGGCTGACGATTACGCCGACATCCCGACGCTCAAGGAAAACATCGATCGCGCCACCGTTGACTCGGTGCGCTCGCTCGACGTGGACAAGTACAAATACGGTTTCGAGACCGATATCGAATCCGAAAAGGCTCCCAAGGGCCTGAGCGAGGACACGGTTCGCTTCATCTCCAAGAAGAAGAACGAGCCCGAGTGGATGCTGAACTGGCGTCTGGAGGCCTATAATCGCTGGCTGACCATGACCGAGCCGACCTGGGCCAAGGTGCACTATCCCAAGCTCGACCTGCAGGACATGTATTTCTACGCGGCGCCGAAATCGACGCCGGCACCCAAGAGCCTGGATGAAGTCGATCCGGCGCTGATCGCCATGTATGACAAGCTGGGCGTACCACTCAAGGAACGCGAAATCCTGGCTGGCGTTGAGCGCCCGAAGGTTGCTGTCGATGCGGTGATGGACTCGGTTTCCGTCGTCACCACCTTCCGCGAAGAGCTGGCCAAGGTCGGCATCATCTTCTGCTCGATCTCGGAAGCCATCCGTGAGCATGCCGATCTGGTGCAGAAGTATCTCGCCTCGGTCGTGCCAGTTTCGGACAATTACTACGCGACACTCAATTCGGCTGTCTTCACCGATGGGTCCTTCGTCTACATTCCCAAGGGCGTCCGCTGCCCGATGGAACTGTCGACCTATTTCCGCATCAATGAGAAGAAGACCGGCCAGTTCGAGCGCACGCTGATCATCGCCGAAGCTGACTCATACGTCAGCTATCTCGAAGGCTGCACCGCCCCGATGCGCGACGAAGCCCAGCTTCATGCCGCTGTGGTGGAACTGGTCGCCCTCGACAATGCCGAGATCAAATATTCCACCGTCCAGAACTGGTATCCGGGCGACAAGGATGGCAAGGGCGGCATCTATAATTTCGTCACCAAGCGCGGCGATTGCCGCGGCGCCAATTCCAAGATCTCCTGGACCCAGGTTGAAACCGGTTCGGCCATTACCTGGAAATACCCGTCCTGCATCCTGCGTGGCGATGGTTCGCGCGGCGAATTCTACTCGATTGCCATTTCCAACGGCTATCAGCAGGTCGATAGTGGCACCAAGATGCTGCACCTTGGCAAGAACACGTCCAGCCGCATCATTGCCAAGGGCATTGCCGCCGGCTTCTCGGACAATACCTATCGTGGCCAGGTCTCGGCCCATGCCAAGGCCAAGAATGCCCGCAACTTCACCCAGTGCGACTCGCTGCTGATCGGTGACAAGTGCGGCGCCCATACCGTGCCCTATATCGAGAGCCGCAACGGCACGGCAATCTTCGAGCACGAAGCCACGACCAGCAAGATTTCCGATGACCAGATGTTCTACTGCCAGCAGCGCGGCCTCAATGAAGAGGAAGCCGTGGCGCTGATCGTCAACGGCTTCGTCCGCGATGTCTTGCAGCATCTGCCCATGGAGTTCATGGTCGAAACCCAGAAGCTGATCGCCATTTCCCTGGAAGGCAGTGTGGGATGA
- a CDS encoding type II toxin-antitoxin system ParD family antitoxin translates to MTVKREFELSEEDAAFIDDRADAEKAQASEVVGSAIKMLREEEAAIDRWVKEEVLPSYRQWVADGKPTRSSDEVFADLEARIRRNARANAGE, encoded by the coding sequence ATGACCGTGAAGCGCGAGTTCGAACTTAGCGAAGAAGACGCTGCGTTTATTGACGACCGCGCTGATGCGGAGAAGGCCCAGGCGAGCGAAGTCGTTGGCTCAGCCATAAAAATGCTTCGTGAAGAAGAGGCAGCAATCGACCGTTGGGTGAAGGAGGAAGTTCTTCCGTCCTACCGACAATGGGTAGCGGATGGCAAACCGACTCGATCGTCCGATGAGGTCTTTGCCGATCTTGAAGCCAGGATTAGGCGAAATGCTCGCGCGAACGCCGGGGAATGA
- a CDS encoding DUF3971 domain-containing protein yields the protein MLGIPCILLLLLYLVLLITPVRLPFAGDAIRGVIQSALPPTSSLSLGQMNLALENRVWPVIQFTPVSLSDSKTGAKMSMEALEIGFSPARALFGQPGATVTVVKPHVQMVQDLYGPRVASFDLEGEADSDVPTVRVQEGADAFPTIGIRSEGLDVKSDAPLAMRSDNDWLIYNLEASEQGIAGIVEQAAQGRFSKLVVRDGVVDMTDSVYGLFRKFEGIDLEIGPTPDMRDTNGTFSARLGGRTMSGSLSRTVDEAGNSRLEADVSNIDFAAFLPFIDDPSSVAAMRGAGALSIDVNFQPAGGKLVDGRFKVDLTGTDLRIGTDYFPVATSILDIVWAPEKGQFILNEGALQIGQSTTYLSGIFAMGLDPTYGPTMGISLKARDLSLNPGDMDAQAAPLDSVDFSGWSAPLYGALGIDRVVATKGDGTVEATGRVDMLQDGLGIDLTIVGQGMSADDVKRLWPYVMARESRDWFVANVSDGMVSHAQLDFNFPVGSLGVEGENKPIPKDSMQIDMVGSDVSVRPTAEMAPIAIAGETRLQIDDAIVTISATGGSLDTASGKVEVRNPAVVMDNSDPEGSIVEVSGDVAAPIPALLALANEQQPDLLDGVELPVDLTAITGSVDLGLVATVGLPNDASGRELDIDYVANGKVSDFASAQPIQERRIGNGQLSFSVSQDSYQVGGTAEIDGMAADVEVSGTPTTDPSIRLSSTVDVADLAAFGFDVSEYLSGSVRFVIQPLTEGAIQMAVDLTDAALTIKDIGVSKAAGTAGSLSATVTPAGEITQLNDIDLSFGNVRAIGDITYDLDKGLQAASFSQFGLSSGDNAQLEMVPIEGGYAVQIRGSQLDLKPMLGKFFGLGEGSGGVQSTQFDQSISLDVQLDRALGYYATTAFNLDLDLLLRGSDMRRVNLAAQFSDGNALSITTNPAPRGRTLSVAFNDAGTILRMLGVYSQLAGGSGNLVMTTDRDAGSEAGKLVMRGFAVVDEANVAQVLGNHSDSRAAIAQQNRLDFDLAEVDFQRSSDRVEVTNAMVTGSTVGGTLRGFIYTNQRQYDLTGTYVPLFGINNAFQQIPILGPILGGREGEGLLGVTFAVRGPLANPQFSINPLSALMPGAFRELFEFRARAQPPASE from the coding sequence GTGCTGGGCATTCCCTGCATTCTGCTGCTGCTGCTCTACCTGGTGTTGCTGATCACGCCGGTGCGCCTGCCATTTGCGGGCGACGCGATCCGTGGCGTGATCCAGTCTGCCCTGCCGCCAACCAGCAGTCTTTCGCTGGGCCAGATGAACCTGGCGCTGGAAAACCGTGTCTGGCCGGTCATCCAGTTTACGCCGGTGAGCCTGTCCGACAGCAAGACTGGTGCCAAGATGTCAATGGAGGCGCTGGAAATCGGCTTCTCGCCGGCGCGGGCACTGTTCGGCCAGCCGGGCGCCACGGTTACGGTGGTCAAGCCGCATGTGCAGATGGTGCAGGATCTCTACGGGCCACGCGTCGCCAGCTTTGACCTGGAGGGCGAGGCCGACAGCGATGTTCCAACCGTCCGCGTGCAGGAAGGCGCCGATGCCTTTCCGACAATCGGCATTCGCTCGGAAGGTCTCGATGTCAAAAGCGATGCCCCGCTGGCCATGCGATCGGACAACGACTGGCTGATCTATAATCTGGAAGCCAGCGAGCAGGGCATTGCCGGGATCGTTGAGCAGGCGGCGCAGGGGCGCTTCTCCAAGCTGGTCGTCCGTGACGGCGTGGTCGACATGACCGATTCCGTCTATGGCCTGTTCCGCAAGTTCGAGGGGATCGACCTCGAAATAGGCCCGACACCGGACATGCGCGATACCAATGGCACATTCTCCGCCAGGCTGGGCGGGCGCACCATGTCGGGCAGCCTGTCGCGGACCGTGGACGAGGCGGGCAATTCCCGGCTCGAGGCCGATGTCTCCAATATCGATTTTGCCGCCTTCCTGCCGTTCATCGACGATCCCTCCAGCGTGGCCGCGATGCGTGGCGCCGGCGCCCTGTCGATCGATGTCAATTTCCAGCCGGCTGGCGGCAAGCTGGTCGACGGGCGGTTCAAGGTCGACCTGACCGGGACGGACCTGCGCATCGGCACCGACTATTTTCCAGTCGCGACGTCGATCCTCGATATCGTCTGGGCGCCGGAGAAGGGCCAGTTCATTCTCAACGAGGGCGCGCTGCAGATTGGCCAGAGCACGACCTATCTATCGGGCATCTTCGCCATGGGGCTCGATCCAACCTATGGCCCGACCATGGGCATCTCGCTCAAGGCGAGAGACCTGTCGCTCAATCCTGGAGACATGGACGCACAGGCCGCGCCGCTCGACAGTGTGGATTTTTCGGGCTGGTCAGCGCCGCTCTATGGTGCTTTGGGCATCGACCGGGTTGTCGCGACCAAGGGTGATGGCACGGTGGAGGCCACCGGCCGCGTGGACATGCTGCAGGACGGCCTCGGCATCGACCTCACCATAGTGGGGCAGGGTATGAGCGCTGACGATGTCAAGCGCCTCTGGCCCTATGTCATGGCGCGGGAAAGCCGCGATTGGTTCGTCGCCAATGTGAGTGATGGCATGGTCAGCCATGCCCAGCTCGATTTCAATTTCCCGGTTGGATCGCTGGGCGTTGAGGGCGAAAACAAGCCCATTCCCAAAGACAGCATGCAGATCGACATGGTCGGCAGCGATGTTTCCGTGAGACCGACGGCGGAGATGGCGCCCATTGCGATCGCCGGCGAAACGCGGCTGCAGATCGATGATGCCATCGTGACGATCTCGGCGACCGGCGGCAGTCTCGACACGGCGAGCGGCAAGGTCGAGGTGCGCAATCCGGCTGTCGTGATGGACAATTCCGATCCCGAAGGCAGCATTGTTGAAGTGTCGGGTGATGTCGCGGCACCCATTCCGGCCCTTCTGGCCCTGGCCAACGAACAGCAACCTGACCTGCTCGATGGCGTCGAACTGCCGGTTGATCTGACAGCCATTACCGGCTCGGTCGATCTGGGGCTCGTCGCCACGGTTGGGTTGCCCAACGACGCATCCGGTCGCGAGCTGGACATCGACTATGTGGCCAATGGCAAGGTGAGCGACTTTGCCAGCGCGCAGCCGATCCAGGAGCGGCGGATCGGCAATGGCCAGCTTTCCTTCAGCGTTTCTCAGGACAGCTATCAGGTGGGCGGCACAGCCGAAATCGACGGCATGGCAGCCGACGTCGAGGTGTCGGGAACGCCCACGACCGATCCGAGCATTCGTCTGTCATCGACCGTCGATGTCGCCGATCTCGCGGCGTTCGGGTTTGATGTATCGGAATATCTGTCCGGCAGCGTTCGCTTCGTGATCCAGCCTCTCACGGAGGGGGCCATCCAGATGGCTGTGGACCTGACCGATGCGGCTCTCACAATCAAGGATATCGGGGTCAGCAAGGCGGCGGGCACGGCTGGGTCGCTGAGCGCGACCGTGACGCCAGCCGGCGAGATTACCCAGCTCAACGACATCGACCTGTCGTTTGGCAATGTGCGGGCCATCGGCGACATCACCTATGACCTCGACAAGGGGTTGCAGGCGGCCAGCTTCAGCCAGTTCGGCCTGAGCTCGGGCGACAATGCCCAGCTTGAAATGGTGCCGATCGAAGGCGGCTACGCCGTCCAGATTCGCGGCAGCCAGCTCGATCTCAAGCCCATGCTCGGCAAATTCTTCGGCCTCGGTGAAGGCTCGGGGGGCGTGCAATCGACCCAGTTCGACCAGTCCATCTCGCTCGATGTACAGCTTGATCGGGCGCTGGGATATTACGCGACCACGGCCTTCAATCTCGATCTCGACCTGCTGCTGCGCGGTAGCGACATGCGGCGCGTCAATCTGGCGGCGCAATTCAGCGATGGCAATGCGCTGTCCATCACCACCAATCCGGCGCCGCGCGGCCGGACCTTGTCGGTGGCGTTCAATGATGCCGGCACGATCCTGCGCATGCTTGGCGTCTATTCGCAGCTTGCTGGTGGTTCGGGCAATCTGGTGATGACCACCGACCGGGATGCAGGATCGGAAGCCGGCAAGCTCGTCATGCGCGGCTTTGCCGTCGTCGACGAAGCCAATGTGGCGCAGGTCCTTGGCAATCACTCGGACTCACGTGCCGCCATCGCGCAGCAGAACCGTCTCGACTTCGATCTGGCCGAAGTGGATTTCCAGCGCAGTTCCGATCGTGTCGAGGTGACCAATGCCATGGTTACGGGCAGCACTGTCGGTGGCACGCTGCGCGGCTTTATCTATACCAACCAGCGCCAATATGACCTGACAGGCACCTATGTGCCGCTGTTCGGCATCAACAATGCCTTCCAGCAGATTCCCATTCTCGGCCCCATCCTCGGTGGCCGCGAAGGCGAAGGACTGCTCGGCGTGACCTTTGCGGTACGCGGCCCGCTGGCCAATCCGCAGTTCAGCATCAATCCACTCTCCGCCCTGATGCCCGGGGCGTTCCGAGAACTGTTCGAGTTCAGGGCGAGAGCCCAGCCGCCTGCTTCAGAATAA